The Candidatus Acidiferrales bacterium genome contains a region encoding:
- a CDS encoding TonB family protein — protein MIILYGVIRNDGSVGELEVLQGVQAEADQAALAAFGRWKFRPALRAGKRVSVEILVGIPATGSGTEGP, from the coding sequence ATGATCATCTTGTACGGAGTGATCCGAAATGATGGATCGGTAGGTGAGTTGGAAGTCTTGCAAGGTGTTCAGGCGGAAGCGGATCAAGCAGCGTTGGCCGCCTTTGGCCGGTGGAAATTTCGGCCAGCACTGCGAGCAGGCAAGCGGGTCAGTGTGGAGATCCTGGTGGGAATCCCTGCCACCGGGTCGGGCACGGAGGGACCA